CTGGGCATGGCCGACCTGGCGCTCAAGCTCATGCCCATGACCATGAAGATGAAGATCGCGCTCAATGCAACCGCGCAGACCTTCGACCGCTTTTCGGATCAGCCGACGCGGGTGGAAGAGCGCAAGGGCCAGTTCCTCTACATCATCGACAAGTGCCCGGTGTGCTGGGGCCGCAGCAGCGACCGGCCGTGCTGCCACCTGGCGCAGGGCATCCTGGAAGAGGCGCTGACCTGGGTGACTGGCGGGCATTCGTTCCACATGGACGAGATCGAGTGCCGTGGCACTGGCGGCCCCGCCTGCATCTTCGCGATCGACAAAGACGCGATCGACTAGGCCGCGCTCACTGCAATACACCAACCGGTTCAACCCGCCTGTAGGCCCGTACAGCCCGATCTGCACCAGCGCCGCATCGACGCCCACACTAGCCACTGCGAGTCTGCCTGGTCACATTCTAACAAAACAGAAAGATCTACCTACGGTTCGCGTAATGCGAATGTAATCTCAAAAGCTTGAGATACGCAAGCGCTATCTTGTATAGTAAGAGGGGTGTACAGCCCCGGAGGAGGCCCACCTAACGACATGCCCTCCGGCCGACAACAAGGGGAACCTAGCTTATGAAACGCATCGTGATACGCGAGCGCACACCCATCCCCCCCTTCGGCGAGCCGGCCCGCGATCTGCGGATTCTCAACAAGCCGCTTTGGCTGCTGCAGCGCGACTTACTGGCTCACCATTGCCGGGGCGCATCGGAAGTGGACTCCTTGTCTGAGATCCCGAGGGAACGCGAGGAACTGCTCGTTTACCGAGACAACCTCTTTTTCAACGACCAGCTGATCGACACATTCATCGCACAGGCGAAGGCAAGCGGGCACGCCTGCCAGATCGCGTTTGCACGCGACGACAAAGCCATAACGACACACGCGCTGCGGCTACAAGACGGCATCACACTCGACACACAGCACAATGTCTATGTGGCAGATCTATACTACTATCCAAATGGTGTCACGGAGGAAGCCCAACCGCTGCTGATCGCCACCGATCCGCGCGAGATGGGCTATTACCATATCCCCACCTATATGGCGCCGAACCACGGCGATCTGGTGTTTCAGGTGCCCATGCGCGCCTTCCTCTCGATCGAGAACTGGGTGCATCTCTTCCTGGCAAACTCACCATTTGGTGTCTTCTCGCTCGGGCGCATCCAGGAGCAGCGGGCCGAACAGAGCTGGAAGGAGAAACTGGCCGTTTCGTTTGCGACGCTGGCCGATAAACTCAACCCATTCGCGCCCAAGTGGCGCAACCATTTCCTATCGAGCTCGCGGCTGGTCAAGATCGGTAAGAACTGCTCGATCGACCCGACCGCAACCATCCATGGGCCGACGATCATCGGCGACAACGTGTCGATCGGCGCGGGAGTGGTGATCACCAATAGCTTAATCGGCAAAAATGTGACGATCATGCAGGGGTCGCAGGTGATGCTCAGCGTGATCAGCGACCGCTGCTATTTGCCCTGGAACGCCGGGATCTTCATGACGACGCTGATGGAAAACTCGATGGTGGCGCAGCTAAGCTGCCTACAGATGTGCGTGGTCGGCCGCAATACATTCATCGGCGCAGGGAATATTTTTACCGATTTCGATCTGCGCAACGAGCCGATTCACACCTACCACCAGCGCAAGGGCGCCAGCAAGCCCACGAAGGAAGAGGTCGGCCTGCCGGTGATCGGTTCGGCCGTGGGCCACAACTGCAAGATTGGCAGCGGCTTCGTGGTATACCCGGCACGGATGATTGGCTCAAATACCACGCTGATCTACGCCGACCCCGAGGCGGTGGTCAATCGCAACATCCAACCAATGACCAATGAGGTCGATGAACAAGGCGAGCCGCTGCGCACCGTGTATACCTGGCCGCGCGTGCTCGAAGCGCCAACCTCAACGACTACCAACGAACCGATCGAGCCGCTGCATATGTCGTGGCCCGAGGCGGCACGATTGCGCCATTAGGAGGAACCCTGTGAGCAAAGATAAGATTCTTGTTGTCGAAGACGCACCCGACATCTCTAGCCTGCTCAAGATCTACTTTACGTCGCAGGGATACGAGGTGATGACGGCCATGCGCGGGCAGGTGGCACTCGATATCTGCCGCAAGACGCCGCCAAACCTGGCGTTGCTTGATGTCAACTTGCCCGACATGGAGGGCTACGATATCGGCCGGGCGCTGCGCCAGAGCGCGCGCACCCGCCATATCCCGATCATCTTCCTGACCGCGCGTGGTGAAAAACAAGATCGTATTCGCGGCCTGGGCGAAGTGCAGGCCGAGTATTATATTGTCAAGCCGTTTGATATCGAAGAAGTGCATACAATCGTCAAAGGCGCGCTCGACCGCGCGCGCCAGAAGAACCTGGCCCACC
The sequence above is drawn from the Candidatus Kouleothrix ribensis genome and encodes:
- a CDS encoding 4-vinyl reductase, with amino-acid sequence MPDDRGTATDLEPRFYPNLIGRLYLISLEDVMGRNGVNALLNLASARHLVNNYPPSNLKREFPFVDLATISKSTETMYGPRGARGMELRAGRYAFNLGLKEFGPLLGMADLALKLMPMTMKMKIALNATAQTFDRFSDQPTRVEERKGQFLYIIDKCPVCWGRSSDRPCCHLAQGILEEALTWVTGGHSFHMDEIECRGTGGPACIFAIDKDAID
- a CDS encoding multidrug transporter, which produces MKRIVIRERTPIPPFGEPARDLRILNKPLWLLQRDLLAHHCRGASEVDSLSEIPREREELLVYRDNLFFNDQLIDTFIAQAKASGHACQIAFARDDKAITTHALRLQDGITLDTQHNVYVADLYYYPNGVTEEAQPLLIATDPREMGYYHIPTYMAPNHGDLVFQVPMRAFLSIENWVHLFLANSPFGVFSLGRIQEQRAEQSWKEKLAVSFATLADKLNPFAPKWRNHFLSSSRLVKIGKNCSIDPTATIHGPTIIGDNVSIGAGVVITNSLIGKNVTIMQGSQVMLSVISDRCYLPWNAGIFMTTLMENSMVAQLSCLQMCVVGRNTFIGAGNIFTDFDLRNEPIHTYHQRKGASKPTKEEVGLPVIGSAVGHNCKIGSGFVVYPARMIGSNTTLIYADPEAVVNRNIQPMTNEVDEQGEPLRTVYTWPRVLEAPTSTTTNEPIEPLHMSWPEAARLRH